Proteins encoded together in one Mercenaria mercenaria strain notata chromosome 18, MADL_Memer_1, whole genome shotgun sequence window:
- the LOC123538711 gene encoding uncharacterized protein LOC123538711, with translation MFTILFGIHFAIRTLIDWIWSDDNHNGQLPDDLDLHQTTADLHDTTDGGGTGTHDVGRVGTGYRINHLEGIGSRKRGSDDKGYRSNNDFVVPVKVAHLSAAKPINKYRKEEISRQHVTDVGSRKRELSDRNNSGNDEVDVPVKVAHLSTVMTEQESQEPFDIRKVHGYQEMPFLSDEDTINFIKHSNTMFIMRGLPGSGKSTLVKSLQNIYKGSVAVCSADDFFRSSDGSYNFDAGRLSEAHKDCQNKAAYHCNKGTPVVIIDNTNIQRWSMGFYMKLAQRSCYYHVVVLEPQTPWRYDPEELAQRNKHHVDRETIGRKLQSLRDNVYRPLYYGWFLSKEDSSMLVKKSRDVLRQCLNEVAFPDLGSQDVSDSFTALEDILSNVVISYTDPHPMLHCTAAYLARRSKDAYHNEDHVVRAMGRKFTLKISGFVYSRQALSARVVLQEDAVNLVSKESGSDSRGITSFSGTSGSENCSDRQYETIRLSDLYVKDEEEILRERYRDVHLHSSDSDQKHALFQHGCSAHITISYATEGQSKLSGENLLNILELEFYGKVKQQKSSVGVVSAYGKDLFQLQLNEPVEVNCLFQGFYSSRG, from the exons ATGTTCACAATTCTTTTTGGGATACATTTT GCAATAAGAACACTTATTGACTGGATATGGAGTGACGACAATCATAATGGTCAACTGCCAGATGATCTTGACCTTCACCAGACAACAGCTGACCTTCATGATACAACTGATGGAGGCGGGACTGGGACACATGATGTAGGCAGAGTTGGGACGGGTTACAGAATTAATCATTTAGAAGGTATTGGTTCGAGGAAACGAGGATCAGATGATAAAGGTTACCGTAGCAACAATGATTTTGTAGTTCCTGTAAAAGTTGCCCATTTATCTGCTGCCAAACCAATCAACAAATACAGGAAAGAGGAAATTTCTCGTCAGCATGTTACAGATGTTGGTTCAAGGAAGCGAGAGTTGTCAGATAGAAATAACTCTGGCAATGATGAAGTTGATGTTCCTGTGAAAGTTGCACATTTGTCTACAGTCATGACTGAACAGGAAAGTCAGGAACCATTTGAC ATAAGAAAAGTGCATGGCTATCAAGAGATGCCCTTTCTTAGTGATGAGGATACTATTAACTTCATTAAACATTCTAACACAATGTTCATCATGCGGGGCCTCCCTGGCAGTGGTAAATCAACACTtgtgaaaagtctacaaaataTCTACAAAGGGTCAGTGGCAGTGTGTTCTGCTGATGACTTCTTTCGTAGTAGTGATGGAAGTTACAA TTTTGATGCAGGCAGACTGTCAGAAGCTCATAAAGACTGCCAGAACAAGGCAGCATACCACTGTAATAAAGGAACACCAGTCGTAATTATAGATAACACAAACATACAACGATGGTCTATGGggttttacatgaaacttgcacAAAGAAGCTGCTACTATCATGTGGTTGTTTTAGAACCCCAAACTCCGTGGCGATATGACCCAGAGGAGTTGGCACAGAGAAATAAACATCATGTTGACAGGGAAACTATTGGCAGGAAGCTACAGAGTTTGAGAGACAATGTGTACAGACCGTTGTATTATGG ATGGTTCCTTTCTAAGGAAGATTCCTCTATGTTGGTGAAGAAATCGAGAGATGTTCTAAGGCAGTGTTTGAATGAAGTGGCTTTTCCAGATCTCGGCTCTCAGGATGTCTCTGACAGTTTCACAGCTTTAGAgg ATATTTTGAGCAATGTGGTGATATCCTATACTGATCCACACCCCATGTTGCACTGTACAGCGGCATACCTTGCAAGGCGGTCCAAGGATGCCTACCACAACGAGGACCATGTAGTTAGAGCCATGGGCAGGAAATTTACACTTAAGATCTCAGGATTTGTTTACAGTAGACAAGCTTTAAGCGCAAGGGTAGTTCTTCAAGAAGATGCAGTAAACTTGGTTTCTAAGGAAAGTGGATCAGATTCCAGGGGTATTACAAGTTTCTCAGGAACTTCAGGTTCTGAAAATTGTAGTGATAGACAGTATGAAACAATTAGGTTATCAGATCTGTATGTAAAGGATGAAGAAGAAATTTTACGTGAAAGGTACAGGGATGTTCATTTACACTCATCAGATAGTGACCAGAAACATGCATTGTTTCAGCATGGATGCAGTGCTCATATTACTATATCCTATGCAACGGAGGGCCAATCAAAATTGAGTGGAGAAAACTTACTGaatattcttgaacttgaatTTTACGGTAAAGTGAAGCAGCAAAAGTCAAGTGTCGGAGTAGTGTCTGCCTATGGAAAGGATTTGTTTCAGTTACAGTTAAATGAACCAGTTGAAGTTAATTGCTTGTTCCAGGGATTTTATTCAAGCAGAGGTTGA
- the LOC123539079 gene encoding 2-oxoglutarate and iron-dependent oxygenase JMJD4-like — MATPMNLTEKINFLREKSYKLETFEKVKEIDYNNFFKEYLLANKPCIFTPDVTMQWKSRKDWVMENHTPNYTFLRALFGDAIVPVANCKQEQYSSHPKQDILLSEYLDYWEKYRVDGYPEDEPRLYLKDWHFTKAYPDYKAYTTPVYFLSDWLNEFWDTLPQDDYRFVYMGPKGTWTPFHADVYRSFSWSANICGKKKWIFYPPGCEVMLKDNLGNLVYDVTSPDLENQKKFPNAFKVKGQMLEVIQGEGQIIFVPSGWHHQVYNLEDTISINHNWLNGCNIDICWKHLHSGLQDVKKEIEHCRDMDGWNTQCQLILKACAGIDYKQFLQMLRVIAENRIEQHKKQETSGAIAELCIGNTGIVAESQPLDNRKQQEMQENNVKEIYMSEKCSNEISELEKERTKEQKEVYTKRSFCDKKEFSLPKELWEHFAMFAFSSDWEWSENDYLIFDLYRIRHILQVIISDEDYKSLYKEYNDSAEYIIDIIESWKTNKLLPFN, encoded by the exons atggCGACTCCCATGAATTtgacagaaaaaataaattttctacgAGAAAAGTCCTACAAActtgaaacatttgaaaaagttAAAGAAATTGACTACaacaattttttcaaagaatatcTGCTTGCAAATAAACCTTGTATATTTACCCCAGATGTCACAATGCAGTGGAAGAGCAGAAAAGATTGGGTCATGGAAAATCACACACCAAACTACACGTTTCTTAGGGCACTGTTTG GTGATGCCATAGTGCCGGTAGCAAATTGTAAACAGGAACAATACAGCTCACATCCTAAACAGGACATACTGTTGTCAGAATACCTTGATTACTGGGAGAAGTACAGGGTTGATGGATATCCAGAGGATGAACCTCGCCTGTATCTCAAAGACTGGCATTTTACCAA AGCATATCCAGACTATAAGGCTTATACCACTCCAGTATATTTCCTGTCAGACTGGCTCAATGAATTCTGGGATACCCTGCCTCAAGATGATTACAGATTTGTGTATATGGGACCTAAAGGAACTTG GACACCTTTTCATGCAGATGTTTACAGATCATTCAGCTGGTCAGCCAATATCTGTGGCAAGAAAAAGTGGATATTTTATCCTCCAG GATGTGAGGTGATGTTAAAAGATAACCTAGGAAATCTTGTCTATGATGTCACGTCTCCAGACCTTGAAAACCAGAAAAAGTTTCCTAATGCAttcaaggttaaaggtcaaatgcTAGAGGTCATACAAGGTGAAggtcaaattatttttgtaccAAGTGGCTGGCATCATCAAGTTTATAATCTG GAAGATACCATATCTATAAATCACAACTGGCTAAATGGGTGTAATATAGATATATGCTGGAAACATTTACACAGTGGCCTACAGGATGTCAAGAAAGAAATTGAACATTGCCGAGATATGGATGGATGGAACACACAGTGTCAG CTTATATTGAAAGCCTGTGCAGGAATTGATTATAAACAGTTTTTACAAATGCTAAGAGTGATAGCagagaacagaatagaacagcaCAAAAAGCAAGAAACAAGTGGTGCAATTGCAGAATTATGTATAGGTAACACTGGAATTGTGGCTGAAAGTCAGCCACTAGATAACAGAAAACAACAAGAAATGCAAGAAAACAATGTGAAGGAAATATATATGAGTGAAAAATGCAGTAATGAAATTAGTGAACTTGAAAAAGAGAGAACAAAAGAACAGAAAGAGGTATATACAAAAAGAAGCTTTtgtgataaaaaagaattttcTCTTCCAAAGGAACTTTGGGAACATTTTGCAATGTTTGCTTTTTCATCAGATTGGGAGTGGTCTGAAAATgactatttgatatttgatttatatCGTATCAGacatattttacaagttattatttcagatgaagattaCAAAAGTTTATATAAAGAATATAACGATTCTGCTGAATACATTATAGATATTATTGAATCAtggaaaacaaacaaactattacCTTTTAATTAA